The DNA segment GGCCCCGACGGCTGGGACCTCAACGACATTCCGCTGGCCCAGGCGACCTGGTCGTTCGGGTTCGTCGTGATCCTGCTCCAGTACTCCCCGTCGTGGCGGGAACTGCCCGGCCGCCTGGCGCAGTGGGACAAGCTGGTGACCCTCTCCAACAACCGGGCGGTCACCATCTACCTGTGGCACAACATGCTGATCATGGCGACCGTCCCGATCATCGACCTGCTGTACCGGCTCCCGTTCCTGCAGAGCGAGCGCGGGGCGGATGCCGTCACCAGCACGTACACCCTCTGGATGTTCGCCCTGATCTGGCCGCTCATCGGCCTGACGGTGCTCGCGGTCGGCTGGGTCGAGGACCTCGCGGCCAAGCGCAGGCCCCGCCTGTGGCCGAACGGCGCGAAGCGCTCCGCCGGAAAGGGGCCCGGCCGCCGCGCAGCCCGCCGGGGCTGACGACGACCCCCTCTTCCCGGGACTCCGCCTTCTTCGGCGACAGCGTCGGCGAGGGCGCCGGGCCTGCGGTCCAAGTCGGCGCAGGTCTCGTCCGGAAAGGGGCCCGGCCGCCGCGCAGCCCGCCGGGGCTGACGACGACCCCCTCTTCCCGGGACTCCGCCTTCTTCGGCGACAGCGTCGGCGAGGGCGCCGGGCCTGCGGTCCAAGTCGGCGCAGGTCTCGTCGAAGGGGTGCCGGCAACCCGTTACGTGTTCCGGCCGGGCCTGACGGCCCGGGTGGAAACAGAGATGTCCGCGGTGGTCAGCCCGCGTCGGGCAGCGTCTCCGGGAAACCCTGCTCACCCGCCTTCCGGCGTGCCCGCTCCGTGTTGAACCGCCGGACCGTCTCCAGCCACCGCCACGGACGGATCTCGTCCAGGGCCAGGCCGGGACAGGCGAGCCGGTGGGGGACGCGGCAGGTGGCGCCGGGCAGGGGTTCGTCCAGGCCGCCGTTCCAGGCGGTGCCGTCGGTGCCGAGGTGCCAGCGGTGTCCGCCGGGCACGAGGTGGGCGGGCAGGGTGAAGCCGGGCTCGAGGAGGA comes from the Streptomyces sp. KMM 9044 genome and includes:
- a CDS encoding DUF6083 domain-containing protein gives rise to the protein MREPHEPTVVPPPGPDAHRHAPATARPWENIDRAQAALDGATGPEPPRPPLCPHCGLAGERRRTYTGRHVLLEPGFTLPAHLVPGGHRWHLGTDGTAWNGGLDEPLPGATCRVPHRLACPGLALDEIRPWRWLETVRRFNTERARRKAGEQGFPETLPDAG